One segment of Alnus glutinosa chromosome 2, dhAlnGlut1.1, whole genome shotgun sequence DNA contains the following:
- the LOC133859798 gene encoding senescence-associated carboxylesterase 101-like isoform X1, whose product MNRSPLFSSGLELGSLVVTSNVLHRSWAAISGLYREINEAPSSSSVRFKVDQKPNCTIIAFVTWPPCTKEHLRGEGGGDFVSSSTLPLFEFLCTKTNPRFSIHKPAIDHFHSVRGALDFLKSEISNSKPLIITGHSLGGSVASLFTLWLLDRINLANIKRPLCVTFGSPLIGDEGLQDAILQYSTWNSCFLHVVSDQDPVPRVLIPPCNPVAPEKASPANEYKPFGTFLLCSKLGCACLEDPKSILKLLVATCLEGLGNQDWEFFGYGNIVQQLDRQVICKDSTKVDEWIAQPSQAAIVTQLAAIGLERPQQLQQRIDMNTLIRETEKQERKWLMRRWEVYDSNMLNEMKVKMAQLEWYKKCSEDKGIGYYDCYKNASDRSDLVVEKHKKFLTCYWIDTVDEVAKKPQRNGAAFTTRWLFAGTNYRRMIEPLDIAEYYRERKTDYKTKGRSKHYKQLEQWLEEDENNASRPNNSEKQNLAGGLTEDSCFWANVEEALISCEVLTKRESKDMDTHKQILIEFEDYVWGMIENKAVSHEILLKGSSYMKWWEEYSKIIQEGIMGTSYTSSLTDFMKKKQIKQYATGCLQIG is encoded by the exons ATGAACCGATCTCCCTT ATTTAGCAGTGGGTTGGAATTGGGAAGTTTGGTTGTGACCTCTAATGTCCTGCACCGTTCATGGGCGGCAATTTCTGGACTGTACAGAGAAATCAATGAAGCGCCATCGTCTTCCTCTGTTAGATTCAAAGTTGATCAGAAGCCAAACTGTACAATCATAGCTTTCGTTACATGGCCTCCTTGTACCAAAGAGCATCTTCgaggagaaggaggaggagacTTCGTTTCATCATCAACTCTTCCTCTCTTTGAATTCCTGTGCACCAAAACCAACCCACGTTTCTCCATTCACAAACCTGCAATCGACCATTTTCATAGTGTCCGTGGAGCGCTGGATTTCTTGAAATCTGAA ATTTCCAATTCTAAGCCATTAATTATCACTGGACACTCTCTGGGAGGATCTGTTGCCTCTCTCTTCACCTTATGGCTGCTAGACAGAATCAATTTAGCAAACATCAAACGCCCACTTTGTGTCACTTTTGGGTCACCCCTTATTGGCGATGAAGGCCTGCAAGACGCTATATTACAATACTCAACATGGAACTCTTGCTTTTTGCATGTGGTTTCAGACCAAGATCCAGTCCCCAGAGTCTTAATTCCACCCTGCAATCCTGTTGCTCCTGAAAAGGCTTCTCCAGCTAATGAATATAAGCCTTTCGGCACGTTTCTGTTGTGTTCGAAACTGGGTTGTGCTTGTCTTGAGGACCCTAAATCTATTTTGAAATTGTTGGTGGCAACCTGCTTAGAGGGTCTTGGAAATCAAGATTGGGAGTTCTTTGGCTATGGAAATATTGTCCAACAACTCGACCGTCAGGTAATTTGCAAGGATAGTACAAAAGTCGATGAATGGATTGCACAACCATCACAGGCAGCCATTGTTACACAACTAGCAGCAATCGGACTGGAGCGACCACAG CAGCTACAACAGAGGATTGACATGAACACACTAATTAGAGAGACAGAAAAACAGGAAAGGAAATGGTTAATGAGGAGGTGGGAAGTTTATGATTCCAATATGttaaatgaaatgaaagtaAAAATGGCCCAACTGGAATGGTACAAGAAGTGTTCTGAGGACAAGGGAATTGGATACTATGACTGCTACAAGAATGCAAGTGATAGAAGTGATCTTGTCGTAGAAAAGCACAAGAAATTCCTTACATGTTACTGGATAGACACGGTTGACGAAGTAGCGAAAAAGCCCCAGAGGAATGGCGCCGCCTTTACTACCCGCTGGCTCTTTGCGGGAACAAACTACCGAAGGATGATTGAACCGCTGGACATAGCTGAATACTACCGCGAACGCAAAACAGACTACAAAACTAAAGGAAGGTCTAAACATTACAAGCAATTGGAGCAATGGCTCGAAGAAGATGAGAACAATGCAAGCCGTCCAAATAATTCGGAGAAACAAAACCTGGCGGGTGGTCTGACGGAGGATTCTTGCTTTTGGGCAAATGTTGAGGAGGCTCTCATTTCGTGCGAGGTGCTGACTAAAAGAGAGTCAAAGGATATGGACACACATAAACAGATCCTGATTGAGTTTGAGGACTATGTATGGGGTATGATCGAGAATAAGGCAGTATCGCATGAGATATTGTTGAAGGGGAGCAGCTACATGAAATGGTGGGAAGAGTACTCGAAAATTATCCAAGAAGGCATCATGGGAACTTCTTATACTTCTTCACTCACTGACTTCATGAAAAAGAAACAGATCAAGCAGTATGCTACTGGTTGCCTACAGATTGGCTGA
- the LOC133859798 gene encoding senescence-associated carboxylesterase 101-like isoform X2 — MNRSPLFSSGLELGSLVVTSNVLHRSWAAISGLYREINEAPSSSSVRFKVDQKPNCTIIAFVTWPPCTKEHLRGEGGGDFVSSSTLPLFEFLCTKTNPRFSIHKPAIDHFHSVRGALDFLKSEISNSKPLIITGHSLGGSVASLFTLWLLDRINLANIKRPLCVTFGSPLIGDEGLQDAILQYSTWNSCFLHVVSDQDPVPRVLIPPCNPVAPEKASPANEYKPFGTFLLCSKLGCACLEDPKSILKLLVATCLEGLGNQDWEFFGYGNIVQQLDRQVICKDSTKVDEWIAQPSQAAIVTQLAAIGLERPQLQQRIDMNTLIRETEKQERKWLMRRWEVYDSNMLNEMKVKMAQLEWYKKCSEDKGIGYYDCYKNASDRSDLVVEKHKKFLTCYWIDTVDEVAKKPQRNGAAFTTRWLFAGTNYRRMIEPLDIAEYYRERKTDYKTKGRSKHYKQLEQWLEEDENNASRPNNSEKQNLAGGLTEDSCFWANVEEALISCEVLTKRESKDMDTHKQILIEFEDYVWGMIENKAVSHEILLKGSSYMKWWEEYSKIIQEGIMGTSYTSSLTDFMKKKQIKQYATGCLQIG, encoded by the exons ATGAACCGATCTCCCTT ATTTAGCAGTGGGTTGGAATTGGGAAGTTTGGTTGTGACCTCTAATGTCCTGCACCGTTCATGGGCGGCAATTTCTGGACTGTACAGAGAAATCAATGAAGCGCCATCGTCTTCCTCTGTTAGATTCAAAGTTGATCAGAAGCCAAACTGTACAATCATAGCTTTCGTTACATGGCCTCCTTGTACCAAAGAGCATCTTCgaggagaaggaggaggagacTTCGTTTCATCATCAACTCTTCCTCTCTTTGAATTCCTGTGCACCAAAACCAACCCACGTTTCTCCATTCACAAACCTGCAATCGACCATTTTCATAGTGTCCGTGGAGCGCTGGATTTCTTGAAATCTGAA ATTTCCAATTCTAAGCCATTAATTATCACTGGACACTCTCTGGGAGGATCTGTTGCCTCTCTCTTCACCTTATGGCTGCTAGACAGAATCAATTTAGCAAACATCAAACGCCCACTTTGTGTCACTTTTGGGTCACCCCTTATTGGCGATGAAGGCCTGCAAGACGCTATATTACAATACTCAACATGGAACTCTTGCTTTTTGCATGTGGTTTCAGACCAAGATCCAGTCCCCAGAGTCTTAATTCCACCCTGCAATCCTGTTGCTCCTGAAAAGGCTTCTCCAGCTAATGAATATAAGCCTTTCGGCACGTTTCTGTTGTGTTCGAAACTGGGTTGTGCTTGTCTTGAGGACCCTAAATCTATTTTGAAATTGTTGGTGGCAACCTGCTTAGAGGGTCTTGGAAATCAAGATTGGGAGTTCTTTGGCTATGGAAATATTGTCCAACAACTCGACCGTCAGGTAATTTGCAAGGATAGTACAAAAGTCGATGAATGGATTGCACAACCATCACAGGCAGCCATTGTTACACAACTAGCAGCAATCGGACTGGAGCGACCACAG CTACAACAGAGGATTGACATGAACACACTAATTAGAGAGACAGAAAAACAGGAAAGGAAATGGTTAATGAGGAGGTGGGAAGTTTATGATTCCAATATGttaaatgaaatgaaagtaAAAATGGCCCAACTGGAATGGTACAAGAAGTGTTCTGAGGACAAGGGAATTGGATACTATGACTGCTACAAGAATGCAAGTGATAGAAGTGATCTTGTCGTAGAAAAGCACAAGAAATTCCTTACATGTTACTGGATAGACACGGTTGACGAAGTAGCGAAAAAGCCCCAGAGGAATGGCGCCGCCTTTACTACCCGCTGGCTCTTTGCGGGAACAAACTACCGAAGGATGATTGAACCGCTGGACATAGCTGAATACTACCGCGAACGCAAAACAGACTACAAAACTAAAGGAAGGTCTAAACATTACAAGCAATTGGAGCAATGGCTCGAAGAAGATGAGAACAATGCAAGCCGTCCAAATAATTCGGAGAAACAAAACCTGGCGGGTGGTCTGACGGAGGATTCTTGCTTTTGGGCAAATGTTGAGGAGGCTCTCATTTCGTGCGAGGTGCTGACTAAAAGAGAGTCAAAGGATATGGACACACATAAACAGATCCTGATTGAGTTTGAGGACTATGTATGGGGTATGATCGAGAATAAGGCAGTATCGCATGAGATATTGTTGAAGGGGAGCAGCTACATGAAATGGTGGGAAGAGTACTCGAAAATTATCCAAGAAGGCATCATGGGAACTTCTTATACTTCTTCACTCACTGACTTCATGAAAAAGAAACAGATCAAGCAGTATGCTACTGGTTGCCTACAGATTGGCTGA
- the LOC133859799 gene encoding uncharacterized protein LOC133859799 codes for MGGSDGILGNRDVERSKATLSTASSKWLKRRERWLVGLGVILHAVYMMSIFDIYFKTPIVHGMDPVTPRFKAPAKRLVLLVADGLRADKFFEPDSEGNYRAPFLRSVIKGQGRWGVSHARPPTESRPGHVAIIAGFYEDPSAVTKGWKANPVEFDSVFNRSRHTFSFGSPDIVPIFCGALPHSTWNTYPHEFEDFATDASFLDEWSLDQFQSLLNRSNEDSKLKELLLQDNLVIFLHLLGCDSNGHAHRPFSSIYLNNVKVVDRIAKRVYHLMEDYYKDNSTAYIFTADHGMSDKGSHGDGHPSNTDTPLVAWGSGIKYPKPISSTNHSHCSFRFVDEHMHDTPTPKEWGLDGIERVDVNQADIAPLMSTLLGLPCPVNSVGSLPLDYIDVIEVEEVEAVVANTKQILNQFLRKSYIKQSNSLHFKPFKPLANYSSILDQIEDLISVREYEAALKLSENLRSLALQGLHYFQTYDWLMLMTVITLGYVGWMIYLVLHILQSYTSLPENMLRKEQTVSQRNYTGKVYLCGCLFMGVLSILLFLERSPPLYHAYTTMTVFLWTQIISEYWFIKALWKHLHGRKFNYIIKLLATTAVSVFILEFLVNSFTDRNLYTWCFLITGPTASLYLFNSIPWRSGIPIFVCIACWFLSVFTLMPAEIPDNNQLVIVSGVMIILIGVVARWLDLHAEGKYWQSISKHEVKKPKFPMLFQLQALLVGLSSVMVSLSTSHRTQKQKLLALHQLINWSIAGFSMVLPLFSANGLLSRLASIFLGFAPTFLLLSIGYEAVFYGALALVLMAWILFENTVSYLGNVKKSSASTKNAGTNVIFKHDDRCLQLSDVRIPLIFMVLFNIAFFGTGNFASIASFEISSVYRFITVFSPFLMAALLIFKLFIPFMLVICAFSAITKLRRLPRLGCYFLVILFSDVMTIHFFFLVRNTGSWMEIGNSISHFGIMSAQVVFVLLLFALTNIYTKGIECNSALVTSQKVM; via the exons ATGGGAGGTAGCGATGGGATCTTAGGCAATAGAGACGTGGAAAGAAGCAAAGCAACTTTGAGCACCGCAAGTAGTAAATGGCTGAAGCGGCGAGAGAGATGGCTCGTCGGTCTAGGAGTCATTCTTCACGCCGTTTACATGATGAGCATTTTCGACATCTACTTCAAGACTCCCATTGTCCACGGCATGGATCCCGTCACTCCTCGCTTCAAGGCTCCCGCCAAGCGCCTCGTGCTCCTCGTCG CTGATGGTTTGCGTGCTGACAAGTTCTTTGAGCCGGATTCTGAAGGAAATTATAGAGCTCCATTTTTAAGAAGCGTAATTAAAGGGCAAGGTCGCTGGGGAGTATCTCATGCACGCCCTCCAACAGAGTCGAGGCCTGGACATGTTGCTATAATTGCTGGTTTCTATGAGGACCCTAGTGCAGTTACAAAAG GATGGAAAGCTAATCCAGTTGAATTTGATTCAGTATTTAACCGAAGCCGGCACACATTTTCTTTTGGCAGCCCAGACATCGTTCCAATATTTTGTGGTGCTTTGCCACATAGCACATGGAATACCTATCCTCATGAGTTTGAAGACTTTGCAACTG ATGCATCCTTTTTGGATGAGTGGTCTTTGGATCAATTTCAGAGCCTTTTGAATAGGTCCAATGAAGACTCAAAGTTGAAGGAGTTGCTTCTACAGGATAATCTTGTTATATTTCTGCACCTACTTGGTTGTGATTCGAATGGTCATGCACATAGGCCCTTTTCCTCCATCTATCTCAATAATGTAAAGGTTGTTGACCGTATAGCCAAAAGGGTTTATCATCTAATGGAAGACTATTATAAGGACAACAGTACAGCATATATATTTACAGCTGATCATGGAATGAGTGACAAAG GAAGCCATGGAGATGGGCATCCTTCAAACACTGATACCCCCCTTGTTGCTTGGGGATCTGGTATTAAATATCCCAAACCAATATCCAGCACCAACCATTCTCATTGCAGTTTTCGTTTTGTGGACGAACATATGCATGACACACCAACACCTAAAGAATGGGGCCTTGATGGAATAGAACGGGTTGATGTCAATCAAGCTGATATTGCACCGCTCATG TCCACTCTTCTTGGTTTGCCATGTCCAGTTAACTCAGTTGGAAGTCTACCCCTTGATTACATTGACGTGATTGAG GTAGAAGAAGTTGAAGCTGTGGTAGCCAATACAAAGCAAATTCTTAACCAGTTCCTTCGCAAGTCAT ATATAAAGCAGTCAAATTCATTACATTTCAAGCCTTTCAAACCATTGGCCAATTATTCCTCGATATTGGATCAAATTGAGGACCTAATTTCTGTAAGAGAATATGAAGCTGCTCTGAAGCTATCCGAAAATCTCAGAAGCTTGGCGCTTCAAGGGCTTCATTATTTTCAAACTTATGATTGGCTGATGCTTATGACTGTAATTACTCTTGGTTATGTTGGTTGGATGATCTATCTTGTCCTCCACATCCTGCAATCTTATACTTCACTGCCAGAAAATATGTTGAGAAAGGAGCAAACAGTTAGCCAGAGAAATTATACTGGAAAG GTATACCTATGTGGATGTCTTTTCATGGGAGTACTTTCTATTCTACTGTTTCTGGAGCGTTCCCCTCCCCTTTACCATGCCTATACTACAATGACAGTTTTTCTCTGGACACAAATAATCAGTGAATATTGGTTCATAAAAGCATTATGGAAGCACTTGCATGGAAGAAAATTCAATTACATTATCAAACTTCTAGCCACTACTGCTGTATCAGTATTCATTCTTGAATTCCTG GTGAATAGCTTCACTGACAGGAATCTCTACACTTGGTGCTTCCTAATCACTGGGCCCACAGcttctctttatctttttaACTCAATTCCATGGAGATCTGGCATACCAATTTTTGTTTGCATTGCATGTTGGTTTTTGTCTGTGTTTACTTTGATGCCAGCAGAAATTCCCGATAATAATCAATTAGT AATTGTGAGTGGAGTTATGATTATCTTGATAGGAGTAGTTGCAAGGTGGCTAGATCTGCATGCTGAAGGGAAGTACTGGCAGAGCATCTCTAAACATGAAGTGAAGAAACCCAAGTTTCCCATGCTCTTTCAGTTACAG GCTCTTTTGGTTGGTTTATCTTCAGTGATGGTGTCATTATCCACATCTCACAGAACACAGAAGCAAAAACTGCTTGCATTACACCAGTTGATTAATTGGTCTATAGCTG GTTTTTCGATGGTTCTCCCGTTATTTTCAGCAAATGGCCTCTTGTCCCGGCTGGCTTCTATATTTCTAGGTTTTGCACCCACGTTCCTTCTTCTATCTATTGG ATATGAAGCTGTCTTTTATGGTGCCCTTGCTCTTGTACTAATGGCATGGATACTATTTGAAAACACAGTTTCATACTTAGGTAACGTTAAAAAATCATCAGCTTCCACCAAAAATGCAGGCACTAATGTCATTTTTAAACATGATGATAGATGCTTGCAGCTGTCTGATGTGAGAATTCCTTTAATCTTT ATGGTGTTATTCAACATTGCCTTCTTTGGAACGGGAAATTTTGCAAGTATTGCTAGTTTTGAGATTTCATCTGTCTATCGATTCATTACTGTCTTCAGT CCGTTTCTGATGGCAGCCCTACTTATATTCAAGCTATTTATACCATTCATGCTTGTCAT ATGTGCATTCAGTGCTATAACCAAACTACGCCGACTTCCGCGTTTGGGATGCTATTTTCTTGTTATATTATTTTCCGATGTAATGACCATTCACTTCTTCTTCCTG GTTCGGAACACAGGAAGTTGGATGGAAATTGGTAACAGCATCAGCCATTTTGGAATCATGAGTGCCCAAGTTGTGTTTGTGCTGTTGCTGTTTGCCCTCACTAACATATACACGAAAGGTATTGAGTGCAATTCTGCGCTGGTAACTTCTCAGAAAGTGATGTAA
- the LOC133861280 gene encoding gibberellin-regulated protein 14-like yields the protein MAFKAMLFLLTTFLVVTTRVSSNDQELNTKAIDVKVPPPAQAPAKVPVKAPSLTPPPKAPAYAPPPKAPAPEPPVKPPAPAPPVNPPAPAPLPPVTSKKDCIPQCDRRCQLHSRKRVCMRACMTCCDRCKCVPPGTFGNREMCGKCYTEMTTHGNKYKCP from the exons ATGGCTTTCAAAGCTATGCTCTTTCTCCTCACCACATTTCTTGTAGTTACCACAAGA GTTTCATCTAATGACCAGGAACTCAACACAAAG GCTATTGATGTCAAAGTCCCACCGCCAGCACAAGCTCCTGCTAAGGTCCCAGTGAAGGCACCATCTCTTACTCCTCCACCAAAGGCACCCGCTTATGCACCTCCACCAAAGGCACCTGCTCCAGAGCCCCCAGTTAAGCCGCCGGCTCCGGCGCCACCAGTTAACCCGCCTGCTCCTGCACCACTGCCCCCAGTGACTTCAAAAAAGG ATTGCATCCCCCAATGTGATCGGAGATGCCAATTACATTCAAGGAAGAGAGTCTGCATGAGAGCATGCATGACATGCTGTGACCGCTGCAAGTGCGTTCCACCAGGAACATTTGGTAACAGGGAGATGTGTGGCAAGTGCTACACCGAGATGACCACTCACGGCAACAAATACAAGTGCCCTTGA